One window of Penaeus chinensis breed Huanghai No. 1 chromosome 34, ASM1920278v2, whole genome shotgun sequence genomic DNA carries:
- the LOC125043533 gene encoding NAD kinase-like, whose translation MLVFVEASVMEESLVTNHSGFPVLKDKLMSFREGQDDLTDKIDFIICLGGDGTLLYASSLFQQSVPPVMAFHLGSLGFLTPFKFDNFQDQVTNVLEGHAALTLRSRLRCIILRKDQETGKGGCPPTNLLVLNEVVIDRGPSPYLSNIDLYLDGKRITSVQGDGLIVSTPTGSTAYAVAAGASMIHPSVPAIMVTPICPHSLSFRPIVVPAGVELKIAVSRDSRNTAWVSFDGRKRQELLHGDSLRVTTSIYPVPSICAEDQIADWFASLDECLRWNDRKRQKHFDDPDDLSPPDLTPDLTHSSSSDTLDSLSERNEGFDN comes from the exons ATGCTAGTGTTTGTAGAAGCTTCAGTCATGGAAGAGTCGCTGGTCACCAACCACTCTGGCTTCCCGGTACTGAAGGACAAGCTCATGAGTTTCCGAGAGGGGCAAGATGATCTCACAGACAAAATTGATTTCATCATTTGTTTAGGTGGTGATGGCACTCTCCTCTATGCCTCATCACTCTTCCAG CAAAGTGTGCCACCAGTCATGGCCTTCCACCTGGGGTCCCTGGGTTTTCTCACTCCCTTTAAGTTCGACAATTTTCAGGATCAGGTCACTAATGTCCTTGAAG GCCACGCAGCCCTGACCTTGAGATCGCGTCTGAGATGCATCATTCTTCGCAAAGACCAAGAGACTGGCAAGGGTGGCTGTCCCCCCACAAACCTCTTGGTATTGAATGAAGTGGTCATCGACCGTGGACCCTCACCATATCTCTCCAACATTGACCTCTACCTTGATGGCAAGAGAATCACATCAGTACAAGGAGATG GCTTGATTGTATCAACTCCTACGGGTAGCACAGCCTATGCCGTGGCTGCTGGAGCCTCCATGATCCACCCATCGGTGCCAGCCATCATGGTGACCCCCATctgccctcactccctctccttcaggCCCATCGTTGTGCCAGCAGGCGTCGAGCTCAAG ATTGCAGTATCTAGAGACAGCAGAAATACAGCGTGGGTATCCTTTgatggaagaaaaagacaagagctTTTACACGGGGATAG TCTCAGAGTCACCACCTCCATATATCCTGTTCCCTCAATCTGTGCAGAGGACCAGATTGCTGACTGGTTTGCATCTCTAGACGAGTGTCTTCGCTGGAATGACCGCAAGCGCCAAAAGCACTTTGATGATCCAGATGACCTTTCCCCCCCGGACCTCACTCCAGACCTAACCCATTCCTCAAGCTCAGACACTCTGGACTCACTCAGTGAGAGAAATGAAGGCTTTGATAATTAG